Proteins encoded together in one Marinithermus hydrothermalis DSM 14884 window:
- a CDS encoding TerC family protein: MMEDFWIKVAGIVLVDLVLAGDNAVVIGMAVRNLPASLRRQAILVGTLGAVGLRVAFTILAALLLNVPLLRAIGGVTLFWIAAKLLMEDHGEASRLSENVNGFWQAVTLIVVADITLSLDNVLAVAGAAEGHLGLLVFGLALSIPILMLGSAWIAGLLNRWPWLNLLGALVIVWAGARLVAHDPRVHAVWPVADWQVFLLGLGMMLLFMRGNLKGLKRSLGLS, encoded by the coding sequence ATGATGGAAGACTTTTGGATCAAGGTTGCCGGCATCGTGCTCGTCGACCTTGTGCTTGCAGGGGATAACGCTGTCGTTATCGGCATGGCTGTGCGAAACCTACCGGCCAGCCTGCGCCGCCAGGCCATCCTGGTAGGGACGCTCGGTGCCGTGGGGTTGCGCGTGGCCTTCACGATTCTGGCCGCGTTGCTGTTGAACGTGCCCCTGCTCCGCGCGATCGGCGGGGTCACGCTCTTTTGGATCGCGGCCAAGCTCCTCATGGAGGATCACGGGGAGGCCAGCAGACTCAGCGAGAACGTCAACGGCTTCTGGCAGGCCGTGACGCTCATCGTCGTGGCAGACATCACCCTAAGCTTGGACAACGTTCTCGCGGTTGCGGGCGCTGCGGAAGGGCACCTGGGGCTTTTGGTCTTCGGGTTGGCCCTCTCGATCCCCATCCTGATGCTGGGTTCGGCGTGGATCGCAGGGCTGCTCAACCGCTGGCCCTGGCTGAACCTCTTGGGCGCGCTCGTGATCGTGTGGGCCGGCGCGCGGCTCGTGGCGCACGACCCGCGTGTGCACGCGGTATGGCCCGTCGCGGATTGGCAGGTCTTCCTTTTGGGCCTGGGCATGATGCTCCTCTTCATGCGCGGGAACCTCAAGGGGTTAAAACGCTCCCTCGGCCTCAGCTAA